One window of the Labeo rohita strain BAU-BD-2019 chromosome 9, IGBB_LRoh.1.0, whole genome shotgun sequence genome contains the following:
- the med4 gene encoding mediator of RNA polymerase II transcription subunit 4, with product MRNRGETVMAAAEKPTKEKLLSTLDDIEVLSRELIEMLALSRTQKLPQPGEDTEILDLLVQRDKEFQELMQTAVEQGKVHQEMQALEKEVEKRDSDIQQLQKQLKEAEHILATAVYQAKEKLKSIEKARKGSISSEEIIKYAHRISASNAVCAPLNWVPGDPRRPYPTDLEMRSGILGNMSNMSTNGVNGHLPGDALAAGRLPDILTPQYPWQSADVSMGILPPHHGNDFGLEPPGHNKENEDDVEAMSTDSSSSSSDSD from the exons ATGCGCAATAGAGGAGAAACAGTCATGGCGGCGGCAGAGAAACCCACGAAAGAAAAGCTTTTATCCACTCTGGATGATATTGAAGTTTTATCCAG AGAGTTGATAGAGATGCTGGCGCTGTCCAGGACACAGAAACTGCCCCAGCCGGGAGAGGACACAGAG ATACTGGACCTTTTAGTGCAGAGAGATAAAGAGTTCCAGGAGCTCATGCAGACGGCGGTGGAGCAGGGCAAAGTGCACCAGGAGATGCAGGCGCTGGAGAAGGAAGTTGAGAAGAGAGACAGCGATATCCAGCAGCTCCAGAAACAACTCAAAGAGGCCGAGCATATACTg GCCACTGCTGTCTATCAAGCCAAAGAAAAGCTGAAGTCTATTGAAAAGGCCAGAAAAG GGAGCATCTCTTCAGAGGAAATCATCAAATACGCTCACAGGATCAGTGCCAGTAATGCAGTGTGTGCTCCTCTCAACTGGGTTCCAG GTGACCCCCGCAGGCCGTACCCCACTGATCTGGAGATGCGTAGTGGAATTCTGGGTAATATGAGCAACATGTCCACGAACGGAGTGAACGGACACCTGCCTGGAGATGCACTGGCTGCTGGGAGATTACCAG ATATTCTAACCCCACAGTATCCTTGGCAGTCCGCTGATGTTTCCATGGGGATTCTGCCTCCTCACCATGGCAACGATTTTGGCCTGGAGCCACCTGGTCATAACAAGGAAAATGAAGATGATGTCGAGGCCATGTCAACAGATTCCTCCAGCAGCAGCAGTGACTcagactga